The following are encoded in a window of Bradyrhizobium sp. WBOS07 genomic DNA:
- a CDS encoding ABC transporter substrate-binding protein, producing MNPTRFGLPAAAGFAATFLAATLMSGAAMAQLSDDVVKIGVLTDMNGPASAPTGQGSVTAAQMAIDDFGGTVLGKPISVVIGDHQLKADIGGTIARRWYDVEQVDLIVDVPVSAVGLAVQNVANEKKRLFITHSTGTADFHGKFCSPYAIQWVFDTRALAVGTADAVVKRGGDSWFFITDDYAFGHSLERDASAVVTANGGKVLGSVRPPLATPDLSSFVLQAQASKAKIIGIAAGPPNNMNEIKTGSEFGVFKGGQQMAALLALITDIHGIGLQAAQGLLLTTSFYWDMDDKTRAWSKRYFAKMNKMPSMWQAGVYSSVMHYLNAIKEAGSDDPLKVAAKMREKPIEDFFARNGKLREDNLMVHDLWLVQVKTPEESKYPWDYYKILTTISGDKAFGPPDPACPLVKK from the coding sequence GTGAATCCAACGAGATTTGGACTGCCGGCCGCGGCCGGCTTTGCCGCAACGTTCCTGGCGGCGACGCTGATGTCGGGCGCCGCCATGGCGCAGCTATCCGACGACGTCGTCAAGATCGGGGTGCTCACCGACATGAACGGCCCGGCCTCGGCGCCGACCGGCCAGGGCTCGGTGACGGCGGCGCAGATGGCGATCGACGATTTCGGCGGCACCGTGCTCGGCAAGCCGATCAGTGTCGTGATCGGCGACCACCAGCTCAAGGCCGATATCGGCGGCACGATCGCGCGGCGCTGGTACGATGTCGAGCAGGTCGACCTGATCGTCGACGTGCCGGTCTCCGCGGTCGGCCTCGCGGTGCAGAACGTCGCCAACGAGAAGAAGCGGCTGTTCATCACCCATTCCACCGGCACCGCGGACTTCCACGGCAAGTTCTGCTCGCCCTACGCGATCCAGTGGGTGTTCGACACCCGCGCGCTCGCGGTCGGCACCGCGGACGCGGTGGTCAAGCGCGGCGGCGACAGCTGGTTCTTCATCACCGACGATTACGCCTTCGGCCATTCGCTGGAGCGCGACGCCTCCGCGGTCGTCACCGCCAATGGCGGCAAGGTGCTGGGCTCGGTGCGGCCGCCGCTGGCAACGCCGGACCTCTCCTCCTTCGTGCTGCAGGCGCAGGCCTCCAAGGCCAAGATCATCGGCATCGCCGCCGGTCCCCCCAACAACATGAACGAGATCAAGACCGGCTCGGAGTTCGGCGTGTTCAAGGGCGGCCAGCAGATGGCGGCGCTGCTGGCGCTGATCACCGACATCCACGGCATCGGCCTGCAGGCTGCGCAAGGCCTGCTCCTGACCACCTCGTTCTACTGGGACATGGACGACAAGACCCGCGCATGGTCGAAGCGCTACTTCGCCAAGATGAACAAGATGCCGTCGATGTGGCAGGCCGGCGTCTATTCCAGCGTGATGCACTATCTCAACGCCATCAAGGAGGCCGGCAGCGACGATCCGCTCAAGGTCGCCGCCAAGATGCGCGAGAAGCCGATCGAGGATTTCTTCGCCCGCAACGGCAAGCTGCGTGAGGACAATCTGATGGTGCACGACCTCTGGCTGGTGCAGGTGAAGACCCCGGAGGAGAGCAAATATCCGTGGGACTATTACAAGATCCTGACCACGATCTCCGGCGACAAGGCGTTCGGCCCGCCCGACCCGGCGTGCCCGCTGGTGAAGAAATAG